A portion of the Chondrinema litorale genome contains these proteins:
- a CDS encoding sugar transferase, which produces MSERFTRYSKYIRYIHILLDTFLLNLSFLIAYNIKFDIGDPYLASNSDYLRLLAFFNIIWLLLLYVTKPYNKTRIESNLISGVFASSIVVVILHGLILSSFWVIFQTYFYSREQLILTYVFLTIFLLIWKVLFVSFLKYYRLKGYNGRNILIIGQGQLAEELMVFFGKHPELGYKVYNIDDISDDKNKKYSNYITDYSDRNEIHEIYCCLPQLHPEFVQSIITYGEESKVKIKLISDFRGFISKGVDLEYLDYIPVLNINKASIEDVKSRIVKRSFDIFFSLSVLFLGFPVYFIVGIITKLTSEGPMFYSQERVGRWGKPFKIYKFRSMYTDAECTGPKLSSDEDPRITPWGRFMRKTRLDEIPQFYNVLIGDMSVVGPRPERQHFINQIVKLAPHYKKLHSVKPGITSIGQIMYGYAENVEQMVKRLRYDILYLNNISVAFDMKLVILTLKVMVQGKGK; this is translated from the coding sequence GTGTCAGAAAGATTTACTAGATATTCAAAGTATATAAGATATATTCATATACTTCTAGATACTTTTTTACTTAATCTGTCTTTTTTAATAGCCTATAATATAAAGTTTGATATAGGTGATCCTTACTTAGCTAGTAATTCAGATTATTTAAGATTGCTAGCATTCTTCAATATTATATGGTTGTTGTTACTATATGTTACTAAGCCATATAATAAAACAAGGATTGAGTCTAATCTAATTTCTGGGGTTTTTGCGTCTTCTATAGTAGTCGTAATCCTACATGGGTTAATACTCTCTTCATTTTGGGTAATTTTTCAAACATATTTTTATTCAAGGGAGCAATTGATTCTTACTTATGTTTTCCTAACTATATTTCTCTTAATCTGGAAGGTTTTATTTGTTTCGTTTTTAAAATATTATAGGCTTAAAGGATATAATGGAAGAAATATACTTATTATAGGTCAAGGACAACTTGCAGAGGAATTAATGGTGTTTTTTGGGAAACATCCTGAGTTAGGTTATAAAGTGTATAATATTGATGATATTTCGGATGATAAAAATAAAAAATACTCAAATTATATTACTGATTATTCTGATAGAAATGAAATTCATGAAATATATTGCTGTTTACCTCAACTCCATCCTGAATTTGTACAGAGTATAATAACATATGGTGAAGAAAGTAAAGTTAAAATCAAATTAATCTCTGACTTTAGAGGTTTTATCTCAAAGGGTGTTGATCTTGAATATTTAGATTATATACCAGTATTAAATATCAATAAAGCATCTATTGAAGATGTTAAATCTCGTATTGTAAAAAGAAGTTTCGATATATTTTTCTCACTTAGTGTATTATTTTTAGGTTTCCCAGTTTATTTTATAGTAGGAATAATTACAAAGCTTACTTCTGAGGGACCAATGTTTTACTCACAAGAAAGAGTAGGTCGCTGGGGAAAGCCTTTTAAAATATACAAATTTAGGAGTATGTACACAGATGCAGAGTGTACAGGTCCTAAACTGTCAAGTGATGAAGATCCTAGAATTACTCCATGGGGAAGGTTTATGCGAAAAACAAGACTTGATGAGATTCCCCAGTTTTATAATGTATTGATAGGAGACATGTCTGTTGTAGGGCCAAGACCAGAAAGACAGCATTTTATTAATCAGATTGTAAAATTAGCACCTCACTATAAAAAGCTACACTCAGTTAAACCTGGAATCACTTCAATAGGGCAAATTATGTATGGTTATGCTGAAAATGTTGAACAAATGGTAAAGAGATTAAGGTACGACATCCTTTATTTGAACAATATTTCAGTAGCATTTGACATGAAGTTAGTTATACTTACCTTAAAAGTAATGGTACAAGGTAAAGGAAAGTAA
- a CDS encoding glycosyltransferase family 4 protein — translation MLNYKIAIVHEWLVDHSGSEKVLEEILNVFPNSDLFAVVEFLPENLKYFVKSKKVTTSFIQKLPFAKKRYRNYLPLMPFAIEQLDVSKYDIVISNSHAVAKGVITNSNQIHICYCHSPIRYAWDLYHSYLKDAGLTNNLKGILAKIILHYIRIWDLSTINRVDYFIANSSYIAQRIYKVYKRDSVVIYPPVNTSDFELNTYKSEYYLTASRMVSYKKIDVIVEAFNRMPEKKLVVIGDGPEFNKIKRIAKDNIDLLGYQEFSVLKERMEKAKAFIFAADEDFGIMPVEAQACGTPVIYFSKGGAKETVIENVTGIPFYLQKPEAIIDSVISFEKKSNEFNSNDIHKHAKSFDKERFKVELKEFIVQKVEERFV, via the coding sequence ATGTTGAACTATAAAATAGCTATTGTGCATGAATGGTTAGTTGATCATTCTGGTTCGGAAAAAGTTTTAGAGGAAATTTTAAATGTTTTTCCCAATTCCGATTTATTTGCTGTAGTTGAATTTCTTCCTGAGAATTTAAAATATTTTGTAAAAAGCAAAAAAGTAACAACTAGCTTTATCCAAAAATTACCTTTTGCTAAAAAGAGGTATAGGAATTATTTACCTTTGATGCCTTTTGCAATTGAACAGTTAGATGTTTCTAAATATGATATAGTGATTTCCAATAGTCATGCTGTTGCAAAAGGTGTAATTACAAATTCTAACCAAATACATATATGTTATTGTCATTCTCCGATTAGATACGCTTGGGATTTATACCATTCCTATTTAAAAGATGCAGGTTTAACTAACAACCTAAAAGGAATTTTAGCCAAAATAATTTTGCATTATATAAGAATTTGGGATTTATCTACTATTAATAGGGTGGATTATTTTATTGCTAATTCTTCATACATTGCTCAAAGAATATATAAAGTTTATAAGCGAGATTCAGTTGTTATTTATCCTCCAGTAAATACTTCTGATTTTGAACTTAATACATATAAATCTGAATATTATCTTACAGCTTCAAGAATGGTATCTTATAAAAAAATAGATGTTATTGTAGAAGCATTTAATAGAATGCCAGAAAAGAAATTAGTTGTAATTGGAGATGGACCAGAGTTTAATAAAATTAAAAGGATTGCAAAAGATAATATAGATCTATTAGGATACCAAGAATTTAGTGTTTTAAAAGAAAGAATGGAAAAAGCTAAAGCTTTTATTTTTGCAGCAGACGAAGATTTTGGAATTATGCCAGTCGAAGCGCAAGCATGTGGAACTCCTGTAATTTATTTTTCAAAAGGTGGTGCAAAGGAAACTGTAATTGAAAATGTAACAGGCATACCATTTTATTTGCAAAAACCAGAGGCGATTATTGATTCAGTGATTAGCTTTGAAAAAAAAAGCAATGAATTTAATTCTAATGATATTCATAAACATGCAAAATCTTTTGATAAAGAAAGGTTCAAGGTTGAATTGAAAGAATTTATAGTTCAAAAAGTAGAGGAAAGGTTTGTCTAA